Proteins encoded by one window of Chryseobacterium aquaeductus:
- a CDS encoding cbb3-type cytochrome oxidase subunit 3: MIPQNFKDILSNTENAGLYQTLALIFFMLFFIGLIVYVFSRPKKYYREEEHAPLGDDEDDFNLKD; this comes from the coding sequence ATGATTCCTCAGAACTTTAAAGATATATTATCCAATACGGAAAATGCAGGTTTGTATCAGACTTTGGCTCTAATTTTCTTTATGCTGTTCTTCATCGGTTTGATTGTATATGTTTTTAGCAGGCCAAAAAAATATTACAGAGAAGAAGAACACGCACCTCTTGGGGATGACGAAGATGATTTTAATTTAAAAGATTAA